The DNA sequence TATCTTATCCATGAAATCGCGCTGGGTGCCATGTTTGTATAGATCGTCATAAACTGTCTGTGCAGTCTTCATGAATGCCCTGAATGCTGTTAGTGGGAAAATCACCATCCTGTATCCTGCTTCCTTCAACTCAGCTGCTGAAAAAAGGGGGCTCCTTCCAAATTCTGTCATGTTAGCCATAAGAGGTCCTCTTGCTTTCCTTGCAAAAGTTTTGAATTCATCCATTGTTTCAAGCGCCTCCGTGAAAACGACATCCGATCCGGCCTCAAAGTATGCATTAGCCCTTTCAATGGCGTCATCAAGCCCGTTGACTGATCTGGCATCTGTCCTCGCTATAATGACAAAGTCTGGATTTTTCCTTGCATCAACCGCTGCCCTGATCTTGCTTATCATGTCCCCCGTCTCAATCAGCCTCTTTCCCTGAAGGTGTCCACACTTCTTGGGTAGCACCTGATCCTCAATATGTATAGCCGAGGCACCTGCCCTCTCCATGATTCTCACCGTGCGGGTGACATTTAAGGTCTCCCCGAATCCCGTATCCACATCAACTATTAACGGGGCAGTTGTCACGCTGGTGATCCTGTCAACTTCATCGGCAACTTCTTTCAGTGTGGTGACAGAGAGATCAGGAAGGCCCATGGAACCAGCAACTCCCGAGCCCGATAGGTAAGTTGACCTGAAACCGCTTCTCTGCGCTATGATGGCAGACATTCCGTTAAATACGCCAGCAGAAAAAACAAAACCCTTTTCAATCTGCTTCCGGAGGTCTCCTGGACCAAGGTTAATATTATCTCTCATTATGGACATTTTTCATGACCTCCAGCAATTCAGTTACATCGCTCCTGTCAAAGCGTTTCGCTATGTTAACAATCTCGGCAGCGCTTCTTTCGCTCATGACCCTGTTTCCCTTCAGCAGGAGGTCGTCCCAGCTGTAAGGCTTCCTGTGATGTCCTTTGGGCACCTCCAGTTCCTCGGTCAGTGTCTGCTTGTCAGTTTCAACAATGATCTTCACTGGCAGGAATTCAGGGTACATCTTGTTAAATCTGTCAGTAACAGTGAAGGTCATCTTGTCTATGGCTGCCAGTATTTTTGGGTCTTCAAGATAATGACTGCCGTATGAATCAGGCGTGGGATCTCCATATAACAGGGAATATGCAATGAGGTACGGCATGCTGTGATCCGCTGTTTCCTTTGTCTTCGGTCTCAGTTTCTCAGGATCCTTGATTATTATCTTGTTTGCTACATCGAAGGTTTCAACCGAAATCTTCCGGATTCCTCCGCTGAGCTTCCCACGTATCCTGAGTGCAGCTTCCACTGCGCTCATGGCGTGATATTCCACGGGATAGTTCTTTATCATTGTTTTCATTACACGTTTCTTTCCCAGTGTCAGGTTAAGGGTACCAGAGACCTGCTTGACGAAGCCCATTTCGCCAACGAATATCGGGGACGGTCCTGTGAAGCCGTTCAGAGTGAGGCTTGCAGCAAATACGCTGTTTCTTGTGGCATCCGCAGCTGTGCAGCCTTTCCACATGCTCAGTTCCCCGGCCCTTGTCTGCCTCATGCTTATGTTATTGTTCAATCCAAGGCTCATCAGGTTCTCGAAGCGCTCTTCGTTCATATCAAGCAGGTGACCCAATCCGGCTGAGGATGATAGGGATATATAAGTCACGTGATCCCAGCCTCTATCCCTAATTGATACTGCATCGGAAAGTGCCCCAACCACCTCGTATGCCACGTCAATAGCGCGGATGATGTCATTCCCTGAGGATTCAAAAGGCTCAGCCATGGCCAGAATCGGTGGAATATTGTCAGATGGATGTAAAGCCTCCCTGGATAGGTATGTATCACTGTAATCAAGGTATCTCGTCATGGAGCCGTTTATGAAAGTTGCAGTTTCCGAAGAGGCCCTGTCTCCGGTAAAGAAAATGGTAGAGTTGTATTTGCCCTTGGACGGGAGAAGAGCTTTTCTTTCAATGGAAATCGGTTCGGAACCAGATGCAGCATACGCGACGAAGATGGAATCAGCAATCCTCTTCTTTATCTCGTCCATTCTCTGGGAGTCCAGCCCACTGCTTCTTAAATCTGACGAATAATTGTATATGTCACTTACTACCGGATCCATAATATGGGAATACCCAGATTCTATAAATAGGAAAGCACATTCGTTTGATCCGGCTGGTTTAACAATCCAGTAAAATAATAGTCCAGCCGGGTTTCCGAGAAAATTTTATATTTACTTAAAATGTTGTCGAACATGTGCGAGTGTCAAAATCCGTGCTGACAAGGAATGTCCTTCTGATCTCTTTCTCCGCCTTTTTTGCGGACCTGGGGTATCAGGCCGTCATAGTCGGCCTTCCACTCTTTCTGGTCGTGGTGCTCGGTGCCCCTGTTTACATTTACGGCATGGCAGAAGCCCTGAATTATGGAGTAGGATCAGTATTTGCATTCATTGGCGGCAGGCTGAGTGCCAGGTTTGGAAGTAAAAAAATAGCCATACTTGGGAACTCGCTAATACCAGTGCTTTCGTTTACAGGATTCGCAGCCACTGTACCGGAAGCAATCGGAACATTCGCAGGTGGGTGGTGGTCCAGGAATTTCAGGTCTCCGGCAAGGAGAGCCATGATGAGTGAAACAGTAGAGGATGAAAACAGATCCAGGTCATATGGCCTCCTTCACGGGCTTGATGTTGGAGGAGGGCTGGTTGCAACCCTGCTGTTCATTGCAATGATCTCTCTTGGCTACAGGTTCAGATTAATTTTTCTTCTAACGGCAGTCCCTCTTATCATATCCACCCTGCTTCTAGTAGCGGTAAGAACAGGACCCGGGCGGGCCAGTAAACTCGATGACGGTCAGGGGAACAACAACTCTACATTCAGGGGAGTAATAATCGCTTCCGCACTCTTTGGGTTCAGCTATTATAGCATGGGCTTTCCAATACTCACAGTGGCAACCGCAACTGGCAGTTTTGAGCTGGGAGCATTAACATACACGGTATTTCTTGCAGTTTCCGCAGCTACAGGATTCGTGATGTCAAGGTTCAGGTTCAGGCTCGAAATCCTCCCGCTGGGGTTGCTTGGGTATATACTTGCGGGGATCGGTGCACTTTTTTTTGCACTTACCATCATTTACGGTCTCGGACTGCCTATCTATTACGTTTCAATAGTGATAATAGGAATTGGAAGCGGCTTCACGGAAATATTTGAGCCAACAATAATCTCAAAGGTTTCATCAAGCGTTGGGAGAGGAATGGGCTGGCTTTCAGCTTCACGTAGTGCAGGCTTGTTTGTGGCAAATCTGGTCATGGGCGCTTTATATTTTGTCAACCCTGCGTACGCATATATCTACGCCTTCGCAGTTTCAGTCACCGCCGGGATATTAGTTATTATTTCAGGCGCGGGTTACGACAAAGGAATCAGATCCAGTGATCTCCCATGAGTGCCATTTCCCAGAATTTAAGTTCGAAATTAGCCGCCATCCTGAAAATTTTTTCATCCCTGGGATCATGAGAGGCCAGTCCGTCATATACGGCGATAAGATCCTCTATGGACTCTTTCTGTTCTGTTGATCCATAATAGCTGAACCATGGCTTGTATTTGCTGTGTGCCGTCTTATTGTACCTGGTTCCGATCTGGTAGTATGTGACTGAGCATGGGAGTATGGCTGCCAGAGCATTGCTTGGGATGTACTGGCTGCAGGCTTTGTAGAGGAAGGAAACATAAGAAATGTTGGTCATAGTGGGTGCTTCGTATACATCAGGTCCTGTATTATTTATTTCTCCGAGGCTGCTGAGAAGCTGGTGATGAAACATGTATTCATCAAACATGCTCTTCGAGAGGGAAAGAAGGGTTTGCGAAGCTTCCGCGGTATCCATGCGCGAGGAAAGGACAGCTAAGCTACCTGAATGTTCCTTGAGAAAGAGACGATCCTGAACAAGAAACCGCATAAATTCGCTGCTCTTGAGCGACCCGTCATTCATGGAAGATACAAATTCGTTTTTCACAATCATGTCTATGATATCGCGGTTTTTTCCAATTATTTCATTAAAAGTGTCAATCAAGCTATTGATTATATCTCTTTATTATTAAATCTGATTGTAGTGCATCCAAGTTCCATGAATTATAATGCCGACTTCCTGTATTTACCAAAGAACAACAGATCGTAAACGATCTTTGATCCCCCTGCAACGATAAACAGGAGCGGAGGATAGAATTCCAGGATGGCGCCTCCTATTGCCGGCCCCGGGATCTGGAAAAAATTTCTCACCATCACAAATCTTGCGTTGCTTTGGATTCTCTGTTCCTGCGGTATCAGGGTATTAGTGAAACTGTCTCTTGCAGGAACATCCATCTGACTCGTGGTCTGGCGAAGATACAGGAATATCTGGCCAAGGATGAATGAGTGTATGATCGGAATCATGACAAGGAAGACGTTGCTTATGAGATGCGTATAAACCATTGTCCTGACCAGCCCCATGCGATTTGATATGACTGAGGACAGTATGATGGAAATTGCCGTAACAATGTTTACGAGGATGAAGATGAAACCTATCTGTGAAAGTGTTGCAGCATATACTATCTTGAACCAGAGCGTGATCATGGATGTAACAACGAGCCCGCCTCCAAGTGAGTCGATGGAAAAGAGCCATGTGAGTACGGAAACATCCTGGTTCTTCACTTTTCGCTCCTGTCCAGAAACTTTCCTCTTGATATTGAGTGGAATCAGTACTAATCCATAAGAAACAAATTGCAGGAGGGAGAGGAAGAAGCATAATTCATAGAATACCGGTATGTTTGCATCATAGAAGAAGAAAATGGAAGCGGATGCAATGGCTGCGGATGCATAAGAGCCAAAGTTGTAGATTGAGAATGCAAAATTCTTGCTTCTCCTTTCACCCTCGTTCATGCTGATTGAATACTGCTCCACTGCCTGGTTGTGAGTAAAATCCCTGCCAGATAGCGGGATTCCCCCTAACACTATGGCAGCAATGTAGAAGGTTATGCCATGGAACATGAAGAGAAGGAAGAGAGCAGAGGAGAAGAGGGCGCTGAGAACAAGGAGCTTCGGTTTTTCTCCGATTCTCAGGCGGGAGAATCCGTAAACGAAGATCGTGGACGAGATCCCGCTTACCATGATTATCAGGGCAATGTAGATGGCCGAAATCCCAATGCCAGACAGATAGTACGGCGCCGTTAATGCGAGTATGGAGAAGACGAATGTTCTTGTTGTGCGGTTAAGGGATAGCATTGCCGTGGAAAGACGCATCGTATCCCTAACGCGCAATGATATTAAAACTGTACTCGTTCTATGATTAGTCTCCTGTGGTGCAGTTACCCCACAATTCCCATATAGTTTTATTAATCAATTTTGAATATGTTTGAAGGCCGTAAATGATCCTGAATTTTTCTAAAGGGAAGATCGTTGTATCAGGAGCGGATTCAGCACAAACCAATGCCCAACATGCTGATGTGCAGTCAGCTGTTCCAGGATACATGTATACTGAAATAAAGTCACGATATCCTGAAGCCACCGATAGGGTGTTTCCTGAAGATTCCGCTCTCAGACTGAAGATGAGGGATAAACTCCGCCCTTATCAGCTGGAATCAATCGACCAGTGGGAGAAGAACGGTTGCAGGGGCATTATAGTCCTTCCTACTGCGGCCGGCAAGACCCACATAGGAATGGAGGCAATCTCAAGGCTCTCCACCACAACGATAATAATCGCTCCGACATTAGAATTGATCGCGCAGTGGCGGGAAAAACTTGCTGAGGTATTTGATACAGAGATAGGCCAGATCGGTGGCGGTATAAAAGAGATAAAGGATATCACGGTATGCACGTATGACTCGGCCTACCTGATGGCAGATACCATAGGGAACAGGTTCAAGTTCCTCCTTATTGATGAGGTTCACCATCTCGCATCTGAGCAGTTCAGGCAGATTGCCGTAAAGTT is a window from the Thermoplasmatales archaeon genome containing:
- a CDS encoding 2-methylcitrate dehydratase, which produces MDPVVSDIYNYSSDLRSSGLDSQRMDEIKKRIADSIFVAYAASGSEPISIERKALLPSKGKYNSTIFFTGDRASSETATFINGSMTRYLDYSDTYLSREALHPSDNIPPILAMAEPFESSGNDIIRAIDVAYEVVGALSDAVSIRDRGWDHVTYISLSSSAGLGHLLDMNEERFENLMSLGLNNNISMRQTRAGELSMWKGCTAADATRNSVFAASLTLNGFTGPSPIFVGEMGFVKQVSGTLNLTLGKKRVMKTMIKNYPVEYHAMSAVEAALRIRGKLSGGIRKISVETFDVANKIIIKDPEKLRPKTKETADHSMPYLIAYSLLYGDPTPDSYGSHYLEDPKILAAIDKMTFTVTDRFNKMYPEFLPVKIIVETDKQTLTEELEVPKGHHRKPYSWDDLLLKGNRVMSERSAAEIVNIAKRFDRSDVTELLEVMKNVHNER
- a CDS encoding multifunctional hydroxymethylpyrimidine phosphokinase/4-amino-5-aminomethyl-2-methylpyrimidine hydrolase, coding for MIDTFNEIIGKNRDIIDMIVKNEFVSSMNDGSLKSSEFMRFLVQDRLFLKEHSGSLAVLSSRMDTAEASQTLLSLSKSMFDEYMFHHQLLSSLGEINNTGPDVYEAPTMTNISYVSFLYKACSQYIPSNALAAILPCSVTYYQIGTRYNKTAHSKYKPWFSYYGSTEQKESIEDLIAVYDGLASHDPRDEKIFRMAANFELKFWEMALMGDHWI
- a CDS encoding H+ Antiporter protein codes for the protein MRLSTAMLSLNRTTRTFVFSILALTAPYYLSGIGISAIYIALIIMVSGISSTIFVYGFSRLRIGEKPKLLVLSALFSSALFLLFMFHGITFYIAAIVLGGIPLSGRDFTHNQAVEQYSISMNEGERRSKNFAFSIYNFGSYASAAIASASIFFFYDANIPVFYELCFFLSLLQFVSYGLVLIPLNIKRKVSGQERKVKNQDVSVLTWLFSIDSLGGGLVVTSMITLWFKIVYAATLSQIGFIFILVNIVTAISIILSSVISNRMGLVRTMVYTHLISNVFLVMIPIIHSFILGQIFLYLRQTTSQMDVPARDSFTNTLIPQEQRIQSNARFVMVRNFFQIPGPAIGGAILEFYPPLLFIVAGGSKIVYDLLFFGKYRKSAL
- a CDS encoding Major Facilitator Superfamily protein; translated protein: MLTRNVLLISFSAFFADLGYQAVIVGLPLFLVVVLGAPVYIYGMAEALNYGVGSVFAFIGGRLSARFGSKKIAILGNSLIPVLSFTGFAATVPEAIGTFAGGWWSRNFRSPARRAMMSETVEDENRSRSYGLLHGLDVGGGLVATLLFIAMISLGYRFRLIFLLTAVPLIISTLLLVAVRTGPGRASKLDDGQGNNNSTFRGVIIASALFGFSYYSMGFPILTVATATGSFELGALTYTVFLAVSAATGFVMSRFRFRLEILPLGLLGYILAGIGALFFALTIIYGLGLPIYYVSIVIIGIGSGFTEIFEPTIISKVSSSVGRGMGWLSASRSAGLFVANLVMGALYFVNPAYAYIYAFAVSVTAGILVIISGAGYDKGIRSSDLP
- a CDS encoding 2-methylisocitrate lyase is translated as MSIMRDNINLGPGDLRKQIEKGFVFSAGVFNGMSAIIAQRSGFRSTYLSGSGVAGSMGLPDLSVTTLKEVADEVDRITSVTTAPLIVDVDTGFGETLNVTRTVRIMERAGASAIHIEDQVLPKKCGHLQGKRLIETGDMISKIRAAVDARKNPDFVIIARTDARSVNGLDDAIERANAYFEAGSDVVFTEALETMDEFKTFARKARGPLMANMTEFGRSPLFSAAELKEAGYRMVIFPLTAFRAFMKTAQTVYDDLYKHGTQRDFMDKIMSRESFYDLIGYDDYEREDKELAGRKRSSQ